A DNA window from Arachis duranensis cultivar V14167 chromosome 3, aradu.V14167.gnm2.J7QH, whole genome shotgun sequence contains the following coding sequences:
- the LOC107481238 gene encoding transcription factor MYB88 isoform X2, producing the protein MKKQEEQCNRESKKKGHIVTWTQEEDDILREQIGIHGTENWAIIASKFKDKTTRQCRRRWYTYLNSDFKKGGWSPEEDMLLCEAQKLYGNRWTEIAKVVSGRTDNAVKNRFSTLCRKRQKYEALAKENSISSHINSNNKKIVFQHAYNTDATSESAISIKKMRRAHITDDGGKIKFGDRSHLRNGTLINQHPRTPFAVLAQNSQNINNLLDELQICNAKFSSSAQNNKTQGTFLKRDDPKIDALMQQAELLSSLAQNIDTEDMDQSLENTWKVLQEFLNRTKEANNLKCKIQGLKLADLKNMVEDLSSNEGGQPCWRQMDLYEDSPASSEYSTGSTILPLSAGDIMEHSSHRDIKTEMKTTQIEDKKEVDGCERGVLVTATLDQDMLPNSEEQINNDSTVSASSRVEFGSPVQVTPIFRSLAAGIPSPQFSESERNFLRKTLGVESPSLNPSAQPSQPPPCKRALLDSLQS; encoded by the exons ATGAAGAAACAGGAAGAACAGTGTAACAGAGAATCTAAGAAGAAGGGTCACATTGTAACTTGGACTCAAGAG GAAGATGATATACTGAGAGAGCAGATTGGTATCCATGGAACTGAAAA TTGGGCAATTATTGCTTCTAAATTCAAGGACAAAACGACAAGACAGTGCAGAAGAAG ATGGTACACTTACTTGAATTCTGATTTCAAGAAAGGTGGATGGTCACCAGAGGAAGACATGCTTTTGTGTGAG GCTCAAAAATTATATGGCAACAGATGGACAGAAATAGCGAAAGTGGTTTCAGGAAG AACGGATAATGCTGTGAAAAATCGCTTCTCTACACTCTGCAGAAAGAGGCAAAAATATGAAGCTTTAGCTAAAGAGAACAGCATTTCATCACACATAAATtcaaataacaagaaaattGTTTTCCAACATGCTTATAATACAGATGCAACATCAGAATCTGCTATATCTATCAAGAAAATGAG GAGGGCTCATATCACGGATGATGGAGGGAAGATCAAGTTTGGAGATAGATCACATTTGCGAAATGGAACTTTGATAAATCAGCATCCAAGGACACCATTCGCAGTAttagctcaaaactcacaaaacataaacaatttGCTAGACGAGCTTCAAATTTGCAATGCCAAGTTTAGTAGTTCTG ctcaaaataataaaactcaaGGAACATTTCTAAAAAGGGATGACCCAAAAATAGATGCATTAATGCAACAAGCAGAGTTGCTTAGCTCACTAGCTCAAAATATTGATACAGAGGACATGGACCAAAGTCTTGAAAACACGTGGAAG GTTCTTCAAGAGTTTTTGAACCGAACCAAAGAAGCAAACAATTTGAAATGCAAGATTCAAGGTTTAAAGCTTGCTGATCTTAAAAATATGGTTGAAGACTTGAGTAGTAATGAGGGAGGCCAGCCATGTTGGAG GCAAATGGATCTGTATGAAGACTCTCCAGCCAGTTCTGAATACAGTACAGGATCAACTATCCTCCCTCTCTCAGCTGGTGACATTATGGAACACTCTTCACACCGGGATATAAAAACTGAAATGAAAACCACACAAATTGAAGATAAGAAAGAAGTAGATGGATGTGAGAGAGGTGTTCTAGTTACTGCAACCTTGGATCAAG ATATGCTGCCGAATTCGGAAGAACAAATAAACAATGATAGCACTGTTTCTGCCTCATCAAGAGTGGAGTTTGGTTCCCCTGTTCAAGTAACTCCGATATTCAGATCTTTGGCTGCAGGGATTCCCAGCCCACAATTTTCGGAAAGT GAAAGGAACTTCTTAAGGAAAACACTAGGAGTGGAGTCTCCATCTCTCAACCCAAGTGCTCAACCATCACAACCGCCACCCTGCAAAAGAGCCCTACTAGACAGTTTACAATCCTAG
- the LOC107481238 gene encoding transcription factor MYB88 isoform X1, with product MKKQEEQCNRESKKKGHIVTWTQEEDDILREQIGIHGTENWAIIASKFKDKTTRQCRRRWYTYLNSDFKKGGWSPEEDMLLCEAQKLYGNRWTEIAKVVSGRTDNAVKNRFSTLCRKRQKYEALAKENSISSHINSNNKKIVFQHAYNTDATSESAISIKKMRRAHITDDGGKIKFGDRSHLRNGTLINQHPRTPFAVLAQNSQNINNLLDELQICNAKFSSSAQNNKTQGTFLKRDDPKIDALMQQAELLSSLAQNIDTEDMDQSLENTWKVLQEFLNRTKEANNLKCKIQGLKLADLKNMVEDLSSNEGGQPCWRQMDLYEDSPASSEYSTGSTILPLSAGDIMEHSSHRDIKTEMKTTQIEDKKEVDGCERGVLVTATLDQVDMLPNSEEQINNDSTVSASSRVEFGSPVQVTPIFRSLAAGIPSPQFSESERNFLRKTLGVESPSLNPSAQPSQPPPCKRALLDSLQS from the exons ATGAAGAAACAGGAAGAACAGTGTAACAGAGAATCTAAGAAGAAGGGTCACATTGTAACTTGGACTCAAGAG GAAGATGATATACTGAGAGAGCAGATTGGTATCCATGGAACTGAAAA TTGGGCAATTATTGCTTCTAAATTCAAGGACAAAACGACAAGACAGTGCAGAAGAAG ATGGTACACTTACTTGAATTCTGATTTCAAGAAAGGTGGATGGTCACCAGAGGAAGACATGCTTTTGTGTGAG GCTCAAAAATTATATGGCAACAGATGGACAGAAATAGCGAAAGTGGTTTCAGGAAG AACGGATAATGCTGTGAAAAATCGCTTCTCTACACTCTGCAGAAAGAGGCAAAAATATGAAGCTTTAGCTAAAGAGAACAGCATTTCATCACACATAAATtcaaataacaagaaaattGTTTTCCAACATGCTTATAATACAGATGCAACATCAGAATCTGCTATATCTATCAAGAAAATGAG GAGGGCTCATATCACGGATGATGGAGGGAAGATCAAGTTTGGAGATAGATCACATTTGCGAAATGGAACTTTGATAAATCAGCATCCAAGGACACCATTCGCAGTAttagctcaaaactcacaaaacataaacaatttGCTAGACGAGCTTCAAATTTGCAATGCCAAGTTTAGTAGTTCTG ctcaaaataataaaactcaaGGAACATTTCTAAAAAGGGATGACCCAAAAATAGATGCATTAATGCAACAAGCAGAGTTGCTTAGCTCACTAGCTCAAAATATTGATACAGAGGACATGGACCAAAGTCTTGAAAACACGTGGAAG GTTCTTCAAGAGTTTTTGAACCGAACCAAAGAAGCAAACAATTTGAAATGCAAGATTCAAGGTTTAAAGCTTGCTGATCTTAAAAATATGGTTGAAGACTTGAGTAGTAATGAGGGAGGCCAGCCATGTTGGAG GCAAATGGATCTGTATGAAGACTCTCCAGCCAGTTCTGAATACAGTACAGGATCAACTATCCTCCCTCTCTCAGCTGGTGACATTATGGAACACTCTTCACACCGGGATATAAAAACTGAAATGAAAACCACACAAATTGAAGATAAGAAAGAAGTAGATGGATGTGAGAGAGGTGTTCTAGTTACTGCAACCTTGGATCAAG TAGATATGCTGCCGAATTCGGAAGAACAAATAAACAATGATAGCACTGTTTCTGCCTCATCAAGAGTGGAGTTTGGTTCCCCTGTTCAAGTAACTCCGATATTCAGATCTTTGGCTGCAGGGATTCCCAGCCCACAATTTTCGGAAAGT GAAAGGAACTTCTTAAGGAAAACACTAGGAGTGGAGTCTCCATCTCTCAACCCAAGTGCTCAACCATCACAACCGCCACCCTGCAAAAGAGCCCTACTAGACAGTTTACAATCCTAG